A single window of Candidatus Zixiibacteriota bacterium DNA harbors:
- a CDS encoding ATP-binding domain-containing protein — translation MDFASLNHRNSATSINACARAVLSNGSLNREFPGVSCLSYQPRANARDRRIRQAVGILNERIKDDTGEEPANIAILSSWGKGVRIVSNALRGNNQQPGIAHRVQFDETATYLSSRLIAFMMEPAANEEQATLLQGLQLMRNLERAKGNHAEVLKYDRWCASLEDGSIPNRGKVMPEFLKITSAIQHSHFSGNPEQDWTFVRSLLLESEAGPIKAIGRQAEYLMAFNRGRLISAGLTRRWQEAGDYRGARGVLDSAINEAQMGHDVQPNRGIHVMTTYKAKGKEFDGVILFQNNHSAPFALPGDSQDYARSRKLLFVGISRARKHVMLLRDVTQTCPITGSYAI, via the coding sequence GTGGACTTCGCCAGTCTCAATCACCGTAATTCAGCAACTAGCATCAATGCCTGTGCCCGCGCGGTACTAAGTAATGGCAGCTTAAATCGGGAGTTTCCCGGCGTTTCTTGCCTCTCCTATCAGCCAAGAGCCAACGCTAGGGATCGCAGGATTCGTCAAGCTGTCGGAATTCTTAATGAGCGAATAAAGGATGACACAGGGGAAGAACCAGCCAATATCGCAATCTTGTCCTCCTGGGGCAAGGGCGTCAGAATTGTATCGAATGCCCTTAGAGGCAATAATCAGCAGCCTGGCATTGCTCACCGAGTTCAATTCGATGAAACTGCCACTTATCTTTCTAGCAGGCTCATCGCATTTATGATGGAGCCAGCTGCAAATGAAGAACAAGCCACGCTGCTTCAAGGTCTGCAATTGATGCGGAACTTGGAGAGGGCAAAGGGCAACCACGCAGAAGTTCTCAAATATGATCGATGGTGTGCATCGCTTGAAGACGGTAGCATTCCGAATCGGGGCAAGGTAATGCCGGAATTCCTTAAAATCACTAGTGCAATACAGCACAGTCACTTTTCTGGCAATCCTGAACAAGATTGGACTTTCGTTCGATCTCTGTTACTCGAATCTGAAGCAGGTCCTATCAAGGCAATTGGTAGACAAGCCGAATACCTCATGGCGTTTAACAGAGGGAGGCTGATATCTGCAGGGCTTACTCGAAGATGGCAGGAGGCTGGAGACTATCGTGGTGCTCGTGGCGTTCTCGATAGCGCAATCAATGAAGCTCAGATGGGGCACGATGTTCAGCCGAATCGAGGTATACATGTCATGACGACCTACAAAGCCAAAGGAAAAGAATTCGACGGAGTAATCCTGTTTCAGAATAATCACTCAGCGCCATTCGCTTTGCCAGGTGATTCGCAAGACTATGCGCGAAGCAGAAAACTACTATTCGTCGGCATAAGTCGTGCCAGAAAACACGTCATGCTACTGAGGGACGTGACTCAGACATGTCCAATAACCGGTTCCTATGCGATCTAA
- a CDS encoding helix-turn-helix transcriptional regulator: protein MMSRTDWTNYPNHIRIFRKKRNLRLRDVARLVGIRVEHHISHWEAGSRVPTLETALRLSAALRCPVEVLFSDHFRKIREEVNARQRDHDIVIEY, encoded by the coding sequence ATGATGTCCCGCACCGATTGGACCAATTATCCGAATCACATCCGGATTTTCCGCAAGAAACGGAATCTCCGGTTGCGGGACGTCGCGCGACTGGTCGGCATCCGCGTTGAGCATCATATCTCTCACTGGGAAGCAGGGTCGCGCGTGCCCACGCTGGAGACTGCCCTCAGACTCTCCGCAGCGCTCAGGTGTCCGGTCGAAGTGCTCTTCAGCGACCACTTCCGCAAGATTCGAGAGGAGGTGAACGCCCGGCAAAGAGACCACGATATCGTAATCGAGTACTAA
- a CDS encoding response regulator — MDKKTILLIDDDPDILHMYTLKFSFEKEIELVTANTPESGLELAKRLTPDLVLLDLILPKREGLPMTLNKEAGFRVLEQLKKNNQTVNIPVVVFTNLDEENQSNIERARGLGALDYWVKARFSPSEVVTKVKGILS, encoded by the coding sequence ATGGATAAGAAGACCATTCTCCTGATCGACGACGATCCCGACATCCTTCACATGTATACACTGAAGTTCTCGTTCGAAAAGGAAATTGAATTGGTTACCGCGAATACTCCCGAATCGGGATTGGAGCTTGCGAAAAGGTTGACGCCCGACCTTGTACTTCTCGACTTAATCTTGCCCAAACGGGAAGGACTCCCGATGACACTGAACAAGGAAGCCGGGTTTCGGGTGCTGGAACAACTGAAGAAGAATAATCAGACCGTCAACATCCCGGTCGTCGTTTTTACAAATCTCGATGAGGAGAATCAGAGCAATATCGAGCGTGCAAGGGGTCTGGGAGCTCTTGATTATTGGGTAAAGGCGCGCTTTTCACCATCGGAAGTCGTCACAAAAGTCAAAGGGATACTCAGTTGA
- a CDS encoding glycosyltransferase, translated as MAIADELKSRGHEILFTTTRVRKPFINQAGYDVYGEGHAEVNLNDEKDQSISYFRQNRELFLNWLSDELAAAENFQPDIVVNSPSFFGSLIRHKYGIPYVTILNAQWLNHFRGLLGLGKSTEALPHVLLRNALRPVFTKRFEELYLTEIREFYRALNIGFVPSKRADLHAHNPILIPSIAEFEPLEPDTRDDVHFIGPLFWRGFEDMEFDRRGMFHDPKRPLIYVSLGGSIFKQDVYNNLINLFIGQSEWNIIMSIGPNFKRSEFPADTRHFKLHEYVPGLKAAREAELVVNTASHGTVMQSLWHGKPLVTIPHNIDQGTIAARIQELGVGVNLNAVNLLDFSKREKYFLKATQVKPKTIMAAIKQVLDDPRYTLNAQRVSSQLRQHNRAAALGADYIELYAKRPIA; from the coding sequence TTGGCTATCGCCGATGAGCTCAAGAGTCGCGGGCACGAGATACTCTTCACAACCACAAGAGTACGGAAGCCTTTTATCAATCAAGCCGGGTATGACGTGTACGGTGAGGGCCACGCCGAGGTCAACCTCAATGATGAAAAAGATCAGTCCATTAGTTACTTTCGTCAGAACCGCGAGTTGTTTCTCAATTGGCTGTCGGATGAACTGGCTGCAGCTGAAAACTTCCAACCTGATATCGTTGTAAATTCGCCGAGTTTCTTCGGCTCGCTCATCCGACACAAGTATGGCATTCCGTACGTCACGATCCTGAATGCCCAGTGGCTGAACCACTTTCGCGGTCTGCTCGGATTGGGCAAGTCGACCGAAGCCCTGCCGCATGTTCTGCTTCGCAATGCCTTACGACCGGTATTCACAAAACGATTCGAGGAATTGTACCTAACTGAGATCAGAGAATTCTATCGCGCCCTCAATATCGGCTTCGTCCCTTCCAAGCGAGCCGACCTTCACGCCCACAATCCGATTCTCATTCCCAGCATAGCTGAATTCGAGCCACTGGAACCGGATACGCGCGACGATGTCCATTTCATCGGACCCTTGTTCTGGCGAGGTTTTGAAGATATGGAATTCGACCGGCGCGGGATGTTTCATGATCCGAAGCGACCACTGATCTACGTATCACTCGGCGGGTCAATTTTCAAACAGGATGTTTATAATAATCTTATCAACCTGTTCATCGGCCAGTCGGAATGGAATATCATTATGAGTATCGGACCGAATTTTAAGCGTTCCGAGTTTCCGGCCGACACCAGGCATTTCAAACTCCACGAGTACGTTCCCGGACTCAAAGCCGCCCGTGAGGCCGAGTTGGTGGTAAACACGGCCAGTCACGGAACCGTCATGCAGTCCCTCTGGCACGGCAAACCGCTCGTGACCATTCCACACAATATCGATCAGGGAACCATTGCCGCCAGAATTCAGGAACTCGGCGTCGGAGTGAACCTTAATGCCGTCAACCTGCTTGACTTCTCCAAGCGGGAGAAGTACTTCCTCAAAGCCACCCAGGTCAAACCTAAAACGATTATGGCCGCCATCAAGCAGGTCCTCGACGACCCCCGCTATACCCTCAATGCGCAGCGCGTCTCAAGCCAATTGCGACAACACAACCGCGCCGCCGCTCTCGGAGCCGACTACATTGAATTATACGCTAAGCGACCGATTGCCTAA
- a CDS encoding replication-relaxation family protein produces MQLVYNHRFLTLELLWHLLQPDYRSRSIRYAVGTDGKSRPKRYGFGQQALSKRLRQLFHAGYLERHYPTDQPMGRGHGAPRAIYGVGLKCAPILAERVGVPAYEIRRIVERNRVKSPFLRHAIEVTRFRVTLELACQRSADEVRLLFWEQGEVLRDYVEFTDRWDQKQTLPVYPDAFFGLELPSGQRKHYFLEIDRGTEPISAQGQRTDVRRKLIAYRLYRKSGRFPRRYSYRRLPDGTVVGLNIDNGRNSVATGDDSGLNGFQVLLVTPGIIRSKTHVSGRIANIISQLSDMGRFYVTTSLFLFTTPEAYSVIRPESLFDRCWLTPRANSELTSLIE; encoded by the coding sequence ATTCAGCTTGTCTACAACCACCGCTTTCTGACCCTCGAACTGCTCTGGCACCTCCTCCAACCGGACTACCGGAGTCGGTCAATCCGATACGCCGTGGGGACAGATGGCAAAAGTCGCCCCAAACGATATGGTTTTGGCCAGCAGGCCCTCTCGAAGCGACTCCGGCAGCTTTTCCACGCCGGGTATCTGGAGCGCCATTATCCGACCGATCAGCCAATGGGACGGGGACATGGTGCCCCACGTGCCATTTATGGTGTGGGGCTCAAATGCGCCCCTATACTCGCAGAACGCGTCGGCGTACCCGCTTATGAGATTCGCCGGATAGTTGAGCGTAATCGCGTCAAATCGCCTTTTCTCCGTCACGCTATCGAGGTCACACGGTTTCGAGTGACATTGGAACTTGCCTGCCAAAGGTCTGCCGATGAAGTCAGATTGCTGTTCTGGGAGCAAGGCGAAGTGCTTCGTGACTATGTCGAATTCACTGACCGTTGGGATCAGAAGCAAACATTGCCGGTCTATCCCGATGCATTCTTCGGCCTGGAGCTTCCGAGTGGCCAACGAAAACACTACTTCCTTGAGATTGACCGGGGAACCGAGCCAATTTCGGCGCAAGGCCAGCGTACTGATGTTCGCCGCAAGCTCATCGCATACCGCCTATACAGAAAGTCCGGGCGATTCCCGCGACGCTATAGCTACCGCCGCTTACCCGATGGGACTGTAGTTGGCCTCAACATCGATAACGGCAGAAACTCAGTGGCGACCGGCGATGATTCAGGTCTCAATGGGTTCCAAGTGTTGTTAGTGACTCCCGGGATCATTCGGTCGAAGACGCACGTGTCCGGGAGAATTGCCAATATCATATCCCAGCTATCTGACATGGGCAGATTCTATGTTACTACTTCGCTATTTCTTTTCACGACGCCGGAAGCGTATTCGGTCATACGACCGGAGTCACTGTTCGACCGCTGCTGGCTAACGCCGCGTGCAAACAGCGAACTCACAAGTCTCATCGAATAG
- a CDS encoding recombinase family protein, whose product MTTTSKAVIYARKSTESEDRQVLSIDSQVKELQTFADKQSLAVSEVLTESRSAKGPGRPIFDELFRRVQRREFDTIVCWKLDRLARNPLDGGALIWALDQGQLQQIVTPSSSYRNSGSDKFLMQLEFGMAKKYVDDLSDNVRRGMRAKTESGWFPHLAPFGYLNDKARRTIIKDPKRFMMVRRMWDMMLTGNYTPSQIASIATEQWGVKSRKKHDTASKGLSRSAVYNLFSNPFYYGLIVRADQSVVGKHSPMVTKQEFDRVQSLLGRVDRPRAKRHSFTYSGLFKCGNCGCSITAEEKQKTLKTTRQTARYVYYHCTRRKPGVVCKEPAITEQALEAQLVRFFVSIKLPAQYTKWVVQCLNELEEEELDKDQITQLSTEKRLAQIDSELSALLDLRLKGIVSDVEYVDKKQALEGEQQTLHTNNTRKRDVNVTALFKRILNLSQGAVEVIEKGDPTAKKSVVNAVCSNRTLLAGKLAIQAQKPLSFLTFGKTVGNADTGRLEPSISGYGQRRSGDAKLHNPVWWARLNEVRTWVREHLEELSGIDDLVASNIQEGK is encoded by the coding sequence ATGACGACCACATCCAAGGCGGTAATTTACGCACGCAAGTCGACCGAATCGGAAGACCGTCAGGTACTCTCCATTGATTCGCAAGTAAAAGAATTGCAAACCTTTGCTGATAAGCAGTCACTCGCGGTCTCAGAAGTCTTGACGGAATCAAGGTCCGCTAAAGGTCCGGGTAGACCGATCTTTGACGAACTGTTTCGCCGCGTCCAGAGGCGTGAATTCGATACTATTGTCTGCTGGAAACTCGACCGACTGGCCCGCAATCCGCTCGACGGTGGGGCTCTCATTTGGGCACTGGATCAAGGACAACTGCAGCAAATAGTTACGCCATCTTCGAGCTATCGCAACTCTGGAAGCGATAAGTTTCTGATGCAACTGGAATTCGGGATGGCCAAGAAGTACGTGGACGATCTATCGGATAATGTTAGGCGAGGTATGCGGGCCAAAACTGAATCCGGTTGGTTTCCACACCTGGCGCCATTCGGATACTTAAATGATAAGGCAAGGAGAACAATCATCAAAGACCCAAAGCGATTCATGATGGTTCGACGCATGTGGGATATGATGCTCACGGGCAACTACACTCCCTCTCAGATCGCAAGCATCGCAACTGAACAATGGGGGGTGAAATCGAGGAAAAAGCATGATACGGCAAGTAAGGGGCTGTCACGTTCTGCTGTATACAACCTGTTTTCAAACCCCTTCTATTACGGGTTGATTGTGCGGGCAGATCAATCCGTTGTAGGGAAACATTCTCCGATGGTTACGAAGCAGGAATTCGACCGTGTGCAAAGTTTACTGGGCAGAGTTGACCGACCAAGAGCCAAGCGACATTCGTTTACTTATTCGGGTCTATTCAAATGCGGCAACTGCGGATGTTCTATCACAGCAGAGGAAAAACAGAAAACACTCAAGACGACGAGACAGACGGCCCGTTACGTATATTACCATTGCACTCGGCGCAAACCTGGGGTCGTTTGCAAAGAACCCGCCATCACAGAACAGGCCTTGGAAGCGCAGCTAGTACGATTTTTCGTATCAATCAAGCTGCCCGCACAATATACAAAATGGGTAGTTCAATGTTTGAACGAATTAGAAGAGGAAGAGCTCGATAAGGACCAAATTACGCAGCTATCGACCGAAAAACGATTGGCTCAGATCGATTCTGAACTATCGGCTCTTCTTGATTTGAGATTGAAGGGAATAGTATCGGACGTCGAGTACGTCGATAAGAAGCAGGCTCTGGAAGGCGAACAGCAAACGCTTCACACGAACAATACGAGAAAGCGGGACGTGAACGTGACTGCACTTTTCAAGCGAATCCTAAATCTATCGCAAGGAGCGGTCGAAGTAATCGAAAAGGGGGACCCTACCGCCAAGAAAAGCGTTGTCAACGCAGTGTGTTCGAACCGAACACTTCTGGCAGGAAAACTCGCTATTCAAGCGCAAAAACCGCTTTCATTCTTGACTTTCGGCAAGACCGTTGGTAACGCCGATACGGGTAGGTTAGAACCGTCAATAAGCGGCTATGGACAGCGCAGAAGCGGGGATGCAAAATTACACAATCCTGTGTGGTGGGCCAGACTCAACGAAGTTAGAACTTGGGTCAGAGAGCATCTTGAGGAACTGTCTGGAATTGATGACCTTGTGGCGTCTAACATACAGGAAGGAAAGTGA
- a CDS encoding ATP-binding protein, with protein sequence MSTVLVSLIVAYNLFLVYVLFRRGRKVQSTVYFWLVILSATLWAVTILVTDLLTATDQIVLWSRLSFATSALVVLMLYFFSRYFPEERLGSRSKAVLALTVTALFIALSLSDKIVVDYGLEGTIFSWGQPLFLAFMLVGFSVSLIQMYRTYRRLKHSPQGFQILYVLLGLSISIGLAVSTNLILPLLHIAEIRFFGPLAMVIFLTFTTYAIVKHRLMDIRLVLRKSFIYVGLAVFVFTAYYVTVWVDQRLFGGLHSPGAYLSALVITPLFLVGFAYIGKFLRHFANKYFFTGLYDYQETLEQFASRISQTIHLYEVITLIVETVQNAMRNDNIAFILHTGKHNGNYTLAKYIGFDERAVRDFFDSEIQSRVKAGLNRPIVSAELLAASTSVPGAKHLQSEMDRHGIAVILPLIIKNSVNSIVLIGHKVTREAFTKEDMDLLKTLANQASVAVENARLYSSMEEVVAEQTRELQEKNRHLQDLLKMKSEFLSIASHQLRTPLTAIRGLLAMQADGDLDKLPKQDRKDAQLHMLESANRLSNIVNDLLDAMELEGGNLHFKMEAVDLIAIVSKVVEELKPNYDRKGLYLRFKPSAKELMVEADPRMMREALENVIDNAEKYTNKGGVEIDLTSHANEVTITVKDTGIGISETDKARLFGKFSRGEKSTFQHTDGSGLGLFIAKNVISEHRGEISLDSAGEGKGTTATITLPVHQPKAKPA encoded by the coding sequence ATGTCGACCGTCCTTGTCAGTCTCATAGTCGCTTACAACCTCTTTCTCGTGTATGTTCTCTTTCGAAGAGGGCGAAAGGTCCAGAGCACGGTCTATTTTTGGCTCGTGATACTATCCGCCACGTTGTGGGCTGTCACAATTCTGGTCACCGATCTACTTACGGCGACTGATCAAATCGTATTGTGGTCACGGCTGTCGTTTGCCACATCGGCATTGGTCGTCCTGATGCTCTATTTCTTCTCCCGGTACTTTCCCGAGGAGCGGCTCGGCAGCCGCTCGAAAGCGGTTCTTGCCCTTACCGTGACCGCGCTGTTTATCGCCCTGTCACTCAGCGACAAAATAGTGGTGGATTACGGATTAGAGGGAACCATTTTTAGCTGGGGACAGCCGCTCTTTCTTGCCTTCATGCTCGTCGGCTTCTCGGTTTCATTGATCCAGATGTATCGAACGTATCGTCGCCTTAAACATTCGCCCCAGGGCTTTCAGATCCTCTATGTTCTGCTTGGCTTGTCAATATCAATTGGACTGGCAGTTTCAACCAACCTCATACTACCCCTTTTGCATATCGCCGAAATCAGATTTTTCGGTCCGCTGGCCATGGTGATCTTTCTGACCTTTACAACCTACGCCATCGTCAAGCACCGCCTCATGGACATCCGGCTGGTCTTGCGAAAATCGTTTATCTATGTCGGCCTGGCGGTCTTTGTTTTCACCGCGTACTATGTTACCGTCTGGGTAGACCAGCGCCTATTCGGCGGTCTCCACAGTCCTGGTGCATATCTCTCTGCACTGGTTATCACACCTTTGTTTCTAGTTGGATTTGCCTATATAGGCAAGTTTTTGCGTCATTTTGCCAACAAGTACTTCTTCACCGGGCTCTACGACTATCAGGAGACTCTTGAACAGTTCGCCAGCAGAATCTCTCAGACCATTCACCTTTATGAGGTCATTACGTTAATCGTGGAGACCGTACAGAATGCCATGCGAAATGACAACATTGCCTTTATTCTTCACACCGGAAAGCACAACGGCAATTATACACTGGCCAAATATATCGGTTTCGACGAGCGTGCGGTTCGGGATTTCTTTGACAGCGAAATTCAATCACGCGTCAAGGCCGGACTGAATCGACCCATTGTATCAGCAGAGCTTTTAGCCGCGTCAACTTCAGTGCCGGGAGCGAAGCATCTGCAGTCCGAAATGGATCGACATGGCATTGCCGTTATCCTGCCCCTGATCATCAAGAATTCGGTAAACAGCATCGTTCTGATCGGTCACAAGGTGACCCGAGAAGCCTTCACCAAGGAAGATATGGACCTCCTGAAAACGCTGGCCAACCAGGCGTCGGTAGCAGTTGAGAACGCCCGGCTCTACTCGTCTATGGAGGAAGTAGTAGCCGAGCAAACCCGCGAACTACAGGAGAAAAACCGCCACCTTCAGGACCTGCTCAAAATGAAATCGGAGTTTCTTTCAATCGCCTCACACCAATTGCGCACGCCATTGACCGCTATCCGAGGCCTTTTGGCTATGCAGGCCGACGGCGACCTGGACAAACTGCCCAAGCAGGATCGCAAGGACGCTCAGTTGCACATGCTGGAATCGGCCAACCGTCTGTCAAACATCGTCAATGACCTGCTCGATGCGATGGAGCTTGAAGGAGGGAATCTGCACTTCAAGATGGAAGCTGTCGATTTGATTGCCATCGTAAGCAAAGTCGTCGAAGAACTAAAACCCAACTACGACCGCAAAGGCCTCTACCTGCGCTTCAAACCGTCAGCCAAGGAACTCATGGTCGAAGCGGATCCCAGGATGATGCGCGAGGCACTAGAAAATGTGATAGACAATGCAGAGAAATACACGAATAAAGGAGGGGTTGAGATCGACTTGACGTCACACGCGAACGAAGTAACAATCACCGTAAAGGACACCGGCATCGGTATCTCCGAAACCGACAAAGCGCGACTGTTTGGAAAGTTTTCGCGCGGTGAGAAATCGACTTTCCAGCACACGGACGGCTCCGGCCTAGGACTCTTCATCGCCAAGAACGTTATAAGCGAGCATCGCGGCGAGATCAGTCTCGATAGCGCCGGAGAGGGGAAAGGAACGACCGCAACGATCACCCTTCCGGTTCATCAGCCTAAAGCCAAACCTGCATAA
- a CDS encoding response regulator — MDSKKVTILLIEDDPTLIEMYQLKFRLSGLNLLVATGGYRGLDMVKKEKPDLVLLDIRMDDLDGFEVLKRMKADPTLKDIPVYLLTNMGEKDAAEKGKRLGAEAYVMKAKLTPQEVVSLVESRLTKL; from the coding sequence ATGGATTCAAAGAAAGTGACCATTCTCCTGATAGAAGATGATCCCACCCTTATCGAAATGTATCAACTGAAGTTTCGACTTTCCGGGCTGAACTTGTTGGTAGCCACCGGCGGATATCGGGGGCTTGATATGGTTAAGAAAGAAAAACCCGACCTGGTCCTTTTGGATATTCGCATGGATGATCTTGACGGCTTTGAAGTGTTGAAACGGATGAAAGCTGATCCGACCCTCAAGGATATTCCGGTTTATCTCCTGACCAACATGGGAGAAAAAGACGCTGCCGAAAAGGGAAAGCGTCTCGGAGCCGAGGCATACGTAATGAAAGCCAAATTAACTCCGCAGGAAGTTGTCTCGCTGGTCGAGTCGAGACTGACTAAATTGTGA
- a CDS encoding AAA family ATPase has protein sequence MKIVRLTIDRFRNIKHAQLYFSGHTLLVGRNNVGKSTICEALDLLLGPERLRGSSPIDEWDFYNGEYLDNDDEPLQITIEAVLIDLSQEAANRFSRNLEFWHKAERRILERGEIEETDNANVQQCLRLRFVGQYNADEDEFEARTFYAHSPDEEGDDLTEVYRPAKRAIGFLYLRALRTGNRALSLERGTLLDLLLRIGEIRPRLWEDTRSRLLELDPPLDDSIGTLRSVLENIEARIEQYIPLDGSGKSTHLYVSQLTRDHLRKTLAFFMSTSVDQQPVPFQRLGTGTLNTLVFALLSAIAELKKENIIFAMEEPEIAVPPHTQRRIVSYLTGSTTQAFITSHSPYVIEKFEPEQIRILRRDDSGKVESQELSVSSGLKPKLFRRKLRHSISEAILGQAVIVGEGLVEYQVLRSAAAVMENSDAGYYPFDLSGVSFFNSDGEGNLSAYGSFFLSLGLQVFAFYDNRDRGDGESRAIETAFTMHKQTDFTGIEAMLIAEVGIEKQWSFLNDLSTEGGLPSGVVVPASQPADDEVRRLLFEVLKSRKGDNHAARLVGSCDVAALPTTVRVFLSDVFARFPKPSEVARLDVTIDSDRNDSTVGEGSSGEGSDEE, from the coding sequence ATGAAGATTGTTCGCCTAACAATAGATAGATTCCGGAACATCAAGCATGCTCAATTATACTTCAGTGGACACACGCTTTTGGTTGGCCGAAACAATGTCGGAAAATCTACGATTTGTGAGGCATTGGACTTGCTGCTCGGACCCGAGAGGTTGCGCGGTAGCTCCCCGATTGATGAATGGGACTTTTACAATGGCGAGTACTTAGACAATGATGATGAACCGTTACAGATTACGATAGAGGCCGTACTTATTGACTTGTCGCAGGAAGCAGCGAACAGGTTCAGCCGCAATCTGGAGTTTTGGCACAAGGCTGAACGCCGTATTCTGGAGCGCGGCGAGATCGAAGAAACCGACAATGCCAATGTGCAGCAGTGCCTTCGTCTACGCTTTGTCGGACAGTATAACGCCGATGAGGATGAATTCGAAGCCAGGACATTCTATGCCCATAGTCCGGATGAAGAAGGAGACGACCTAACTGAGGTATACAGGCCAGCAAAACGAGCCATTGGCTTCTTGTATCTTCGCGCTCTGAGGACAGGCAATAGAGCCTTGAGCCTTGAAAGAGGCACTCTACTGGACCTTCTGTTGCGTATCGGGGAGATTAGGCCTCGACTCTGGGAAGACACACGCTCACGGTTGCTTGAGTTGGATCCACCTCTCGATGACTCCATAGGAACATTGCGGAGCGTGCTGGAGAATATCGAAGCCAGAATCGAGCAATACATTCCGCTAGACGGAAGTGGTAAATCGACGCATTTGTATGTGTCACAACTCACAAGGGATCACCTACGCAAGACGTTGGCGTTCTTCATGTCCACTTCGGTTGACCAGCAGCCGGTTCCGTTTCAACGATTGGGCACTGGTACGTTGAACACGCTCGTCTTCGCTCTTCTATCGGCAATTGCTGAACTGAAGAAAGAGAACATAATTTTCGCGATGGAGGAGCCAGAGATCGCTGTACCTCCTCACACGCAAAGACGGATCGTGTCGTATCTGACAGGAAGCACTACACAGGCTTTCATAACGTCCCATTCTCCATATGTCATCGAGAAATTTGAACCAGAGCAAATCCGTATATTGCGAAGAGACGACTCCGGTAAAGTGGAGAGCCAAGAGTTGAGTGTATCATCGGGACTTAAGCCGAAGCTATTTCGGAGGAAGCTACGACACTCAATTTCAGAGGCAATTCTCGGACAAGCCGTCATTGTTGGAGAAGGTTTGGTCGAGTATCAGGTGCTGAGGTCTGCGGCCGCAGTTATGGAGAACTCTGATGCAGGATACTACCCGTTTGATCTCTCGGGCGTTTCGTTCTTCAATTCTGATGGAGAGGGCAATTTGTCCGCGTACGGTTCGTTCTTCCTTTCGCTTGGCTTGCAGGTGTTTGCCTTCTACGATAATCGTGATCGAGGTGATGGTGAGTCTCGTGCGATTGAGACGGCATTCACGATGCACAAGCAAACCGATTTCACTGGCATTGAAGCAATGCTCATCGCTGAGGTAGGTATCGAGAAGCAGTGGTCATTCCTCAATGATCTGTCGACCGAAGGAGGCTTACCAAGTGGCGTAGTTGTTCCGGCGTCACAGCCTGCTGATGACGAGGTTAGGAGACTGTTGTTTGAAGTTCTGAAGAGTCGCAAGGGCGACAATCATGCAGCTCGTCTTGTGGGTAGTTGCGATGTCGCTGCCCTTCCCACGACTGTTAGAGTGTTCTTGTCCGACGTGTTTGCTCGCTTCCCTAAGCCAAGTGAGGTTGCACGTTTAGATGTAACGATTGATTCGGACCGGAACGACAGCACTGTAGGGGAGGGATCTTCAGGTGAGGGTAGTGATGAAGAATGA